One Pseudomonas brassicacearum genomic region harbors:
- the ccmB gene encoding heme exporter protein CcmB, with the protein MSVFGLLLAREARLLFRRPAELANPLVFFAIVIALFPLAVGPETQLLQTLSPGLVWVAALLSVLLSLDGLFRSDFEDGSLEQWVLSSHPLALLVLAKVLAHWVFSGLALVLLSPLLAMMLGLPGACMPVLLVSLLLGTPVLSLLGAVGAALTVGLKRGGLLLALLILPLYIPVLILGSGALQAALQGMPATGYLLWLGSLTALAITLTPFAIAAGLKISVGE; encoded by the coding sequence ATGAGTGTGTTTGGCCTGTTGCTTGCCCGCGAGGCGCGCCTGTTGTTCCGCCGCCCGGCCGAACTGGCCAACCCGCTGGTGTTCTTCGCGATCGTCATTGCGCTGTTCCCGCTGGCGGTCGGTCCTGAGACTCAATTGTTGCAAACCTTGTCGCCAGGGTTGGTCTGGGTGGCAGCGCTTTTATCGGTCCTGCTCTCTCTGGACGGGCTTTTCCGCAGTGATTTCGAAGACGGTTCCCTGGAACAGTGGGTCCTTTCGTCGCACCCCCTGGCCCTTCTGGTTTTGGCCAAGGTACTGGCACACTGGGTTTTCTCCGGACTGGCGCTGGTGCTGCTCTCGCCACTGCTGGCAATGATGCTGGGATTGCCCGGCGCGTGCATGCCCGTGTTGCTGGTGTCGTTGCTGCTGGGCACGCCGGTGCTGAGCCTGCTCGGTGCGGTGGGCGCGGCGTTGACGGTGGGATTGAAGCGCGGCGGCCTGTTGCTGGCCCTGCTGATTCTGCCGTTGTATATCCCGGTGTTGATCCTCGGCAGTGGCGCCTTGCAGGCGGCGCTGCAAGGCATGCCGGCAACCGGTTATCTATTGTGGCTTGGCAGCCTGACCGCCCTGGCGATAACCCTGACACCCTTTGCAATAGCCGCTGGCCTGAAGATCAGCGTCGGCGAATAA
- the speE gene encoding polyamine aminopropyltransferase, producing MTTTPTGDYLETLYEGYGQRFRMDKLLHEVRTEHQHLVIFENPRMGRVMALDGVIQTTEADEFIYHEMLTHVPILAHGAAKRVLIIGGGDGGMLREVTKHVGVEHITMVEIDGTVVDMCKTFLPNHSKGAYDDPRLNLVIDDGMRFVSTTQEKFDVIISDSTDPIGPGEVLFSENFYQACHRCLNEGGILVTQNGTPFMQLGEVQTTAGRLRGLFADWHFYQAAVPTYIGGAMTFAWGSTDTAYRKLSRETLRERFIGSGIVTRYYNPEVHIGAFAMPQYVLQAINKPSND from the coding sequence ATGACGACTACCCCGACCGGCGACTACCTGGAAACCCTCTACGAAGGCTACGGCCAGCGCTTTCGCATGGACAAGCTGCTGCACGAAGTGCGCACCGAGCACCAGCACCTGGTGATCTTCGAGAACCCGCGCATGGGCCGGGTGATGGCGCTGGACGGTGTGATCCAGACCACCGAAGCCGACGAGTTCATCTACCACGAGATGCTGACCCACGTGCCTATCCTCGCCCACGGCGCGGCCAAGCGGGTGCTGATCATCGGTGGCGGCGACGGCGGCATGTTGCGTGAAGTGACCAAACACGTCGGCGTCGAGCACATCACCATGGTGGAAATCGACGGCACCGTGGTGGACATGTGCAAAACGTTCCTGCCCAACCACTCCAAGGGGGCCTACGACGACCCGCGCCTGAACCTGGTGATCGACGACGGCATGCGGTTCGTCTCCACCACCCAGGAGAAATTCGACGTCATCATTTCCGACTCCACCGACCCGATCGGCCCCGGTGAAGTGTTGTTTTCGGAGAACTTCTACCAGGCCTGCCATCGCTGCCTGAACGAAGGCGGCATCCTGGTGACCCAGAACGGCACGCCGTTCATGCAACTGGGCGAAGTACAGACCACTGCCGGACGCCTGCGTGGCCTGTTTGCCGATTGGCATTTCTACCAGGCCGCCGTGCCGACCTACATCGGCGGCGCCATGACTTTTGCCTGGGGCTCGACCGACACGGCCTATCGCAAGCTGTCCCGCGAGACCCTGCGCGAGCGGTTCATCGGCAGCGGCATCGTCACCCGTTACTACAACCCCGAGGTTCACATCGGTGCGTTCGCCATGCCGCAATACGTGTTGCAGGCGATCAACAAGCCAAGTAACGACTGA
- a CDS encoding DsbE family thiol:disulfide interchange protein — protein MKRWLMLVPLALFLLMAVFLYRGLYLNPSELPSAMIGKPFPEFSLLSVQGDKTLTRADLLGKPALVNVWGTWCISCRVEHPVLNKLAQNGVVIYGVNYKDVNADALKWLAEFHNPYQLDIRDEEGSLGLNLGVYGAPETFFIDAKGIIRDKFVGVIDEQVWREKLAAKYQALVDEAKP, from the coding sequence ATGAAGCGTTGGTTGATGCTGGTCCCGTTGGCGCTGTTTCTGTTGATGGCGGTGTTTTTGTACCGGGGGCTTTACCTGAACCCGAGCGAGCTGCCATCGGCGATGATCGGCAAGCCGTTCCCGGAGTTTTCCCTGCTCTCGGTGCAAGGCGACAAAACCCTGACCCGTGCCGACCTGTTGGGTAAGCCGGCGCTGGTCAACGTGTGGGGCACCTGGTGCATTTCCTGCCGGGTCGAGCACCCGGTGCTGAATAAACTGGCCCAGAACGGCGTGGTGATCTACGGCGTCAATTACAAGGACGTCAACGCCGATGCCTTGAAGTGGCTGGCCGAGTTCCACAATCCGTATCAACTGGACATTCGCGATGAAGAGGGCTCCCTGGGCCTGAACCTGGGTGTCTATGGCGCGCCGGAGACGTTCTTCATCGACGCCAAGGGCATTATCCGCGACAAGTTCGTCGGCGTGATCGACGAGCAGGTCTGGCGCGAGAAACTGGCCGCCAAGTACCAGGCACTGGTGGACGAGGCCAAGCCATGA
- the ccmI gene encoding c-type cytochrome biogenesis protein CcmI, with the protein MIDFWLAAGLLLLVALSFLLIPVLRGRRAQLEEDRTALNVALYEERVAELQTEREEGVLNAAQLDTGRAEAARELLADTEGADVPRESRLGKPLPLLAAVLVPLLGLGLYLHFGASDKVELTREFAQAPQSMEEMTLRLERAVAAQPDNAEGLYFLGRTYMAQDRPADAAKTFERTVAVAGRQPELLGQWAQAQYFADGKKWSDKVQALTDEALKLDPKEVTSLGLLGIAAFEGERYQEAIDYWGRLLAQLPEGDKSRDALQGGITRATEKLQASGGKVAQAPVAKATALLKVRVELAPALKAKVQPGDTVFIFARAASGPPAPLAAKRMTVADLPATVELGDADAMMPQLKLSNFPEVQLVARISRAGQPTAGEWIGRSQPLASSTTAQQQLTIDSPDK; encoded by the coding sequence ATGATTGATTTCTGGCTCGCCGCAGGTCTGCTTCTTCTGGTTGCCCTGAGTTTTCTGTTGATCCCTGTACTGCGCGGTCGTCGCGCCCAGCTGGAGGAGGACCGCACCGCGCTCAATGTGGCGTTGTATGAGGAACGCGTCGCCGAGTTGCAGACCGAGCGGGAGGAGGGCGTGCTCAACGCGGCGCAACTGGACACCGGTCGCGCTGAAGCCGCCCGTGAACTGCTCGCGGACACCGAGGGCGCCGATGTGCCACGGGAGTCGCGGCTGGGCAAGCCGTTGCCGTTGCTCGCCGCTGTGCTGGTGCCCTTGTTGGGCCTGGGGCTGTATCTGCATTTCGGCGCCAGCGACAAGGTCGAATTGACCCGTGAATTCGCCCAGGCGCCGCAGTCGATGGAAGAAATGACCCTGCGCCTGGAACGTGCGGTGGCGGCGCAGCCGGATAACGCCGAGGGTTTGTATTTTCTCGGCCGTACCTACATGGCCCAGGATCGGCCCGCCGATGCAGCGAAGACCTTCGAGCGCACCGTGGCGGTGGCCGGGCGACAGCCCGAGCTGCTGGGGCAATGGGCCCAGGCGCAGTATTTTGCCGATGGCAAGAAATGGTCGGACAAGGTCCAGGCCCTGACCGATGAAGCGTTGAAACTCGATCCGAAGGAAGTCACCAGCCTCGGCCTGTTGGGCATTGCCGCGTTCGAAGGCGAGCGCTACCAGGAGGCGATCGATTACTGGGGGCGTCTGCTGGCGCAACTGCCGGAAGGTGACAAATCTCGTGACGCACTGCAGGGCGGTATCACCCGGGCCACCGAGAAGCTTCAGGCCAGTGGCGGCAAGGTCGCCCAGGCCCCGGTGGCCAAGGCTACCGCATTGCTCAAGGTGCGCGTCGAGCTGGCGCCGGCCCTCAAGGCCAAGGTGCAGCCGGGCGACACTGTGTTCATCTTCGCCCGCGCCGCTTCCGGCCCGCCGGCGCCGCTGGCGGCCAAGCGCATGACCGTTGCCGATCTGCCCGCCACGGTGGAGTTGGGTGACGCGGACGCGATGATGCCGCAGCTGAAACTGTCGAACTTCCCTGAAGTCCAACTGGTGGCGCGCATCTCGCGGGCCGGTCAACCGACCGCCGGCGAGTGGATCGGCCGCAGCCAGCCCCTGGCGAGCAGCACCACGGCGCAGCAACAACTGACCATCGACAGCCCGGACAAATAA
- the ccmD gene encoding heme exporter protein CcmD: MSFASFGDFLAMGHHGLYVWSAYGICLAVLALNVAVPIVARKRYLQQEARRLRRENGQ; encoded by the coding sequence ATGAGTTTCGCTTCATTCGGCGATTTCCTCGCCATGGGTCATCATGGCCTGTATGTCTGGTCAGCCTATGGCATTTGCCTGGCGGTGCTGGCCCTCAACGTGGCGGTGCCGATCGTGGCCCGCAAGCGGTATCTGCAACAAGAGGCGCGTCGTCTGCGCCGGGAGAACGGTCAGTGA
- the ccmE gene encoding cytochrome c maturation protein CcmE, with product MNPLRKKRLVIILAILVGVGAAVGLALSALQQNINLFYTPTQIANGEAPKDTRIRAGGMVEKGSLVRSGDSLDVKFNVTDFSKTVTISYRGILPDLFREGQGIVALGKLNADGVVVADEVLAKHDEKYMPPEVTKALKDSGQSAPAPVKEG from the coding sequence GTGAATCCGCTGCGCAAAAAACGTCTTGTCATCATTCTTGCGATCCTGGTGGGTGTCGGTGCCGCGGTCGGCCTGGCCCTGAGCGCCCTGCAGCAGAACATCAACCTGTTTTACACCCCGACCCAGATCGCCAATGGCGAAGCGCCCAAGGACACGCGTATCCGCGCCGGTGGCATGGTGGAGAAGGGCTCGTTGGTGCGGTCCGGGGATTCCCTGGACGTGAAATTCAACGTCACCGATTTCAGCAAGACCGTGACCATCAGCTATCGCGGCATCCTCCCGGACCTGTTCCGCGAAGGGCAAGGCATCGTCGCCCTGGGCAAGCTCAATGCCGATGGCGTGGTGGTGGCCGATGAAGTGCTGGCCAAGCACGACGAGAAATACATGCCGCCGGAAGTGACCAAGGCTTTGAAAGACAGCGGCCAGTCGGCGCCCGCTCCCGTGAAGGAGGGTTGA
- a CDS encoding flagellar hook-length control protein FliK — protein sequence MTGDMNIAPLPQATATTRMPAVTGELLKLLTPVEGLIGSGQTAQAEVLSLKQADQTFQLLLKVTLESGRQTTVQATSTQPLPQGTSLAVTQPSASNLAVTVQQAVASSIATLTRIDTAQLPVGTLLQGKVLTSQALPQLPGQPAVYRSLVSLLNTAQAGSTLDIDSPQPLRIGTLLSAQVQDAQTLKFIPLSNRQEQLAVSQQLVTQMSRQGSLESLITVLQSLPTTDETGVELRAAVTRLLAGLPDVQQLSTPKGLAQAMIASGAFLESKLLAGQPPGPAPDMKGDLLKLIAQLTPALPASTNLTAIIAANTLAQVLPSFVRNALGTLGQVSAKPQPTSFPLPSRLLKGQDEEGDLEHLLRLAAAAVSRLQSHQLSSLEQTGLTDDGRLMSTWQLEIPMRNLQDIVPLQVKFQREETPPREQPHERREEREPKQQLWRVELAFDMEPLGPLQVQAQLLSGSLSSQLWAERPYTASLIESNLTALRERLVTCGLNVGDLDCHLGTPPQGPKTRLEQRWVDETA from the coding sequence ATGACAGGCGACATGAACATTGCGCCGCTGCCCCAGGCCACGGCAACGACTCGTATGCCCGCAGTCACCGGCGAGCTGCTCAAGCTGCTGACGCCGGTCGAAGGCCTGATCGGCTCCGGCCAGACCGCCCAGGCTGAAGTGCTGTCGCTCAAGCAAGCCGACCAGACCTTCCAGCTGTTGCTCAAGGTCACCCTGGAGAGCGGCCGCCAGACCACCGTGCAGGCCACCAGCACCCAGCCGTTGCCACAAGGCACCAGCCTGGCCGTGACCCAACCGTCCGCCAGCAACCTGGCTGTCACCGTGCAGCAGGCTGTCGCTTCCAGCATCGCCACCCTGACCCGGATCGACACCGCACAGTTGCCGGTCGGCACCCTGTTGCAAGGCAAGGTACTCACCAGCCAGGCCCTGCCGCAGTTGCCGGGGCAGCCGGCGGTGTATCGCTCGTTGGTGAGTCTGCTCAACACCGCCCAGGCCGGCAGTACCCTGGACATCGACAGCCCGCAACCGCTGCGCATCGGCACGCTGCTGAGTGCCCAGGTGCAAGATGCCCAGACGTTGAAATTCATTCCATTGAGCAACCGCCAGGAGCAGTTGGCGGTGAGCCAGCAGTTGGTCACGCAAATGAGCCGACAGGGCTCGCTGGAAAGCCTGATCACCGTCCTGCAAAGCCTGCCGACCACCGACGAAACCGGCGTCGAGCTACGCGCAGCGGTGACGCGCCTGTTGGCGGGCCTGCCGGATGTCCAGCAACTGAGCACGCCCAAGGGGTTGGCCCAGGCCATGATCGCCAGCGGCGCGTTTCTGGAAAGCAAATTGCTGGCTGGGCAGCCGCCGGGCCCGGCACCGGACATGAAAGGCGACCTGCTGAAACTGATCGCCCAACTGACGCCGGCCCTGCCCGCGTCCACCAACCTCACCGCCATCATCGCCGCCAACACCTTGGCCCAGGTGCTGCCCAGTTTTGTGCGTAACGCCCTGGGAACCCTCGGCCAGGTCAGCGCCAAGCCACAACCCACCAGTTTCCCCCTGCCCTCGCGCCTGTTGAAAGGCCAGGACGAAGAAGGCGATCTGGAACACCTGCTGCGCCTGGCGGCCGCCGCCGTGTCGCGCCTGCAAAGCCATCAGCTGTCGAGCCTGGAACAGACCGGCCTGACCGACGACGGTCGGCTGATGAGCACCTGGCAACTGGAAATCCCAATGCGTAACCTGCAGGACATCGTGCCCTTGCAGGTCAAGTTCCAGCGCGAGGAAACCCCGCCCCGGGAGCAGCCACACGAACGCCGGGAAGAACGCGAGCCGAAGCAGCAACTCTGGCGGGTCGAGCTGGCATTCGACATGGAACCGTTGGGGCCGCTGCAGGTTCAGGCGCAACTGCTCAGCGGCAGCCTGTCGAGCCAGTTGTGGGCCGAACGGCCGTACACCGCAAGCCTGATCGAAAGCAACCTGACAGCGCTGCGTGAACGCCTCGTGACCTGTGGCCTGAACGTCGGCGACCTGGACTGCCACCTCGGCACCCCGCCCCAAGGCCCCAAGACTCGCCTGGAACAACGCTGGGTGGATGAAACCGCATGA
- a CDS encoding heme lyase CcmF/NrfE family subunit, whose amino-acid sequence MTAGIFIPELGHLAMILALCFSLVQAVVPLLGAWRGDRLWMSLAQPAAWGQFAFMLFAFGCLTYAFMADDFSVKYVASNSNSALPWYYKFSAVWGAHEGSLLLWALILAGWTLAVSVFSRQLPQVMLARVLAVMGMISTGFLLFLIVTSNPFERILPQMPMDGRDLNPLLQDIGLIVHPPMLYMGYVGFSVAFAFAIAALLGGRLDAAWARWSRPWTIVAWAFLGVGITLGSWWAYYELGWGGWWFWDPVENASFMPWLVGTALIHSLAVTEKRGVFKSWTVLLAIAAFSLSLLGTFLVRSGVLTSVHAFASDPERGVFILMFLMFVVGGSLTLFALRAPVVKSQVGFNLWSRETLLLGNNLVLVVAASMILLGTLYPLVLDALSGAKLSVGPPYFNALFIPLMAILMVVMAIGMLVRWKDTPVKWLLGMLTPVLLGTAALAVVAGVAYGDFNWAVLATFVLAAWVLLAGVRDIFDKTRHKGLIKGLPTLTRSYWGMQIAHLGIAVCAMGVVLSSQNSAERDLRLAPGESMDLGGYQFVFEGAKHFEGPNFTSDKGTVRVIRDGREVTVLHPEKRLYTVQNSVMTEAGIDAGFTRDLYVALGESLGDGAWAVRVHVKPFVRWIWFGGLLTGLGGVLAALDRRYRVKVKTRVRETLGMTGAAA is encoded by the coding sequence ATGACTGCTGGCATTTTTATTCCCGAGTTGGGCCACCTGGCGATGATCCTGGCCTTGTGCTTTTCCCTGGTGCAGGCCGTGGTGCCGCTGCTCGGTGCCTGGCGCGGCGACCGTCTGTGGATGAGCCTGGCCCAGCCAGCGGCGTGGGGGCAGTTCGCCTTTATGCTGTTTGCCTTCGGTTGCCTGACCTATGCCTTCATGGCCGATGATTTTTCCGTGAAGTACGTCGCCAGCAACTCCAACAGCGCCTTGCCCTGGTATTACAAGTTCAGCGCGGTGTGGGGCGCCCATGAAGGCTCGCTGTTGCTCTGGGCGTTGATCCTCGCCGGCTGGACCTTGGCGGTCTCGGTGTTCTCCCGGCAGTTGCCCCAGGTGATGCTGGCCCGCGTGCTGGCGGTGATGGGCATGATCAGCACCGGTTTCCTGCTGTTTTTGATCGTCACCTCCAATCCGTTCGAGCGCATCCTGCCTCAGATGCCGATGGATGGCCGCGACCTCAATCCCTTGCTGCAGGACATCGGCCTGATCGTTCACCCGCCGATGCTCTACATGGGCTACGTCGGCTTCTCCGTGGCCTTCGCCTTTGCCATTGCCGCGTTGCTGGGCGGTCGTCTCGATGCTGCGTGGGCGCGCTGGTCGCGCCCGTGGACCATCGTCGCCTGGGCCTTCCTCGGCGTCGGCATCACCTTGGGCTCATGGTGGGCCTACTACGAACTCGGCTGGGGCGGCTGGTGGTTCTGGGACCCGGTGGAAAACGCCTCTTTCATGCCCTGGCTGGTGGGCACTGCGCTGATTCACTCCTTGGCGGTCACGGAAAAACGTGGCGTGTTCAAGAGCTGGACCGTGCTGCTGGCCATCGCGGCATTCTCGCTGAGCCTGTTGGGAACCTTCCTGGTGCGTTCCGGCGTACTCACTTCGGTGCATGCCTTTGCGTCTGATCCCGAGCGCGGGGTGTTCATCCTGATGTTCCTGATGTTCGTGGTGGGCGGTTCGCTGACGTTGTTCGCCCTGCGCGCGCCCGTGGTGAAGAGCCAGGTCGGCTTCAACCTCTGGTCCCGGGAAACCCTGCTGCTGGGCAATAACCTGGTGCTGGTGGTGGCCGCCTCGATGATTCTCCTGGGCACCCTCTACCCGCTGGTGCTCGACGCGTTGTCCGGGGCCAAGCTGTCGGTGGGCCCGCCGTACTTCAACGCGTTGTTCATTCCACTGATGGCGATCCTGATGGTGGTGATGGCAATCGGTATGCTGGTGCGCTGGAAAGACACCCCGGTCAAGTGGTTGCTGGGCATGTTGACCCCGGTGCTGTTGGGCACCGCCGCCCTGGCCGTGGTGGCTGGCGTGGCCTATGGCGATTTCAACTGGGCAGTGCTGGCAACGTTCGTGCTGGCGGCCTGGGTGTTGCTGGCCGGCGTACGGGATATCTTCGACAAGACCCGTCACAAAGGCCTGATCAAGGGCCTGCCCACCCTGACCCGAAGCTACTGGGGCATGCAGATCGCCCACCTGGGCATCGCCGTCTGCGCCATGGGCGTGGTGCTGTCCAGCCAGAACAGCGCCGAGCGCGACCTGCGCCTGGCACCGGGAGAATCCATGGACTTGGGCGGCTATCAGTTCGTTTTCGAGGGCGCCAAACATTTTGAAGGCCCGAACTTCACCTCCGACAAAGGCACCGTGCGGGTCATTCGCGACGGCCGGGAAGTGACCGTATTACACCCGGAAAAACGCCTCTACACCGTGCAGAACTCGGTGATGACCGAAGCCGGGATCGATGCCGGTTTCACCCGCGACCTCTACGTGGCGCTGGGTGAGTCCCTGGGCGACGGCGCCTGGGCGGTGCGGGTCCACGTCAAGCCGTTCGTGCGCTGGATCTGGTTCGGTGGCCTGCTCACCGGCCTGGGTGGGGTGTTGGCGGCGCTGGATCGGCGCTATCGAGTCAAGGTGAAAACCCGGGTGCGTGAGACCCTGGGCATGACGGGAGCCGCTGCATGA
- a CDS encoding cytochrome c-type biogenesis protein: MKRWLAAAILGLSLVGVAHAAIDTYEFANDGERERFRELTKELRCPKCQNQDIADSNAPIAADLRKEIFRMLGEGKDNQQIIDFMVDRYGEFVRYNPALSSKTALLWFGPAGLLLGGFVVIAVIVRRRRVQRTAAPDTLSVEERQRLDQLLDKTKHD, encoded by the coding sequence ATGAAGCGCTGGTTAGCGGCCGCCATCCTCGGGTTAAGCCTCGTCGGTGTGGCTCACGCCGCCATCGACACCTACGAATTCGCCAACGACGGCGAGCGCGAGCGCTTTCGCGAGTTGACCAAGGAACTGCGCTGCCCCAAGTGCCAGAACCAGGACATCGCCGACTCCAACGCACCGATTGCCGCCGACCTGCGCAAGGAGATCTTCCGCATGCTCGGCGAGGGCAAGGACAACCAGCAGATCATCGATTTCATGGTGGATCGCTACGGTGAGTTCGTGCGCTACAACCCGGCGCTATCCTCCAAGACCGCGCTGCTCTGGTTCGGTCCCGCCGGGCTGTTGCTCGGTGGTTTCGTTGTCATCGCGGTGATCGTGCGTCGCCGCCGGGTCCAGCGCACAGCGGCCCCGGATACGCTTTCTGTCGAAGAGCGCCAGCGCCTCGACCAACTGTTGGATAAAACCAAGCATGATTGA
- the ccmA gene encoding cytochrome c biogenesis heme-transporting ATPase CcmA, giving the protein MTSPLLQTVGLACERDLRLLFENLELRLSSGDMVQISGPNGSGKTSLLRLVAGLMQPTAGQVLLNGQPLQSQRSELARNLLWIGHAAGIKDLLTPEENLSWLCALHRPVGREAIWQALATVGLRGFEDVPCHTLSAGQQRRVALARLYLDSPPLWILDEPFTALDKQGVAQLEEHLARHCEKGGMVLLTTHHTLARMPSGYRNIDLGNWAV; this is encoded by the coding sequence TTGACCAGTCCTCTCCTGCAAACCGTTGGCCTCGCTTGTGAGCGAGACTTGCGGCTGCTTTTCGAAAATCTCGAATTGAGACTTTCCAGTGGCGATATGGTGCAGATCAGTGGTCCCAACGGCAGCGGCAAGACCAGCCTGTTGCGCCTGGTGGCCGGGTTAATGCAGCCGACCGCCGGCCAAGTGTTGCTCAATGGCCAGCCCTTGCAGAGCCAGCGCAGCGAACTGGCCCGCAACCTGCTCTGGATCGGTCATGCCGCCGGTATCAAGGATTTGTTGACCCCCGAAGAAAACCTCAGCTGGCTCTGTGCGCTGCATCGGCCGGTCGGGCGCGAGGCGATCTGGCAGGCGTTGGCGACCGTAGGGTTGCGTGGTTTCGAAGACGTGCCCTGCCACACTCTGTCCGCCGGTCAGCAGCGCCGCGTGGCCCTGGCCCGGTTGTATCTGGACAGCCCGCCGCTCTGGATACTCGACGAGCCATTTACCGCCCTGGACAAGCAGGGTGTGGCCCAACTTGAAGAACACTTGGCCCGCCACTGCGAAAAGGGCGGTATGGTGCTGTTGACCACCCACCACACGCTGGCCCGGATGCCGTCCGGTTATCGCAACATTGATCTGGGGAACTGGGCCGTATGA